The following proteins come from a genomic window of Pararhodobacter sp.:
- a CDS encoding aldo/keto reductase, translated as MKTHKLGPNGPTVPNICLGTMTWGRQTPMADAHRQIDMALEHGLTYLDTAEMYPVNPFSPETLGGTEEVIGAWNAKGGRDKLVIASKVSGEGCEVIEGGAPMIDAPRLRSAVEAALKRLQTDRIDIYQLHWPNRGSYQFRANWTYKPPRDRAGFQAHILEILTEAAALIAEGKIGQIALSNESAWGLAQWIHAADSHGLPRIATIQNEYSLLCRLFDTDMAEASVMENVPLLAFSPLATGLLTGKYAGDVVPEGSRRSLNATLGGRITPRVFDAVAAYLGLARDWSIDPSHMAIAWHRSRPFVSIPIIGATTTAQLEHLLPTVNLTLDPDLIAAIDDVHRSHPMPF; from the coding sequence ATGAAGACACACAAGCTTGGGCCCAACGGCCCCACCGTTCCGAATATCTGCCTTGGCACCATGACCTGGGGTCGCCAGACACCGATGGCCGATGCCCACCGCCAGATTGATATGGCGCTGGAGCACGGCCTGACCTATCTCGACACCGCCGAGATGTACCCGGTGAACCCGTTCAGCCCCGAAACGCTTGGCGGCACCGAAGAGGTGATCGGCGCGTGGAATGCCAAGGGCGGGCGCGACAAGCTGGTGATCGCCAGCAAAGTGTCGGGCGAAGGCTGCGAGGTGATCGAAGGCGGCGCGCCGATGATTGACGCGCCCCGCCTGCGCAGCGCCGTCGAGGCCGCGCTCAAACGCCTTCAGACCGACCGGATCGACATTTACCAGCTTCACTGGCCGAACCGCGGCTCGTATCAGTTTCGCGCGAACTGGACGTACAAACCGCCACGGGATCGCGCGGGTTTTCAGGCGCATATCCTCGAGATCCTGACCGAAGCCGCCGCCTTGATCGCCGAGGGCAAGATCGGCCAGATCGCCCTGTCAAACGAATCCGCCTGGGGGCTGGCGCAATGGATCCATGCCGCCGACAGCCACGGCCTGCCGCGCATCGCCACCATACAAAACGAATATTCGTTGCTGTGCCGCCTGTTCGACACCGACATGGCCGAGGCCAGCGTCATGGAGAACGTGCCGCTGTTGGCCTTTTCCCCCCTCGCAACCGGGCTTTTGACCGGAAAATACGCGGGCGATGTGGTGCCCGAGGGCTCGCGCCGCTCGCTGAACGCCACTCTTGGCGGGCGCATCACGCCGCGCGTGTTCGATGCCGTTGCCGCCTATCTCGGACTGGCGCGCGACTGGAGTATCGACCCCAGCCACATGGCCATCGCCTGGCATCGCAGCCGACCCTTCGTGTCGATCCCGATCATCGGCGCAACCACCACCGCGCAGTTGGAACATCTGCTTCCCACCGTGAACCTGACCCTCGATCCCGATCTGATCGCGGCGATTGATGACGTCCACCGCTCCCACCCCATGCCGTTTTGA
- the mgtE gene encoding magnesium transporter: protein MAEPENRVLNEDLPSDFEETTVDGLDGDRIEIILDAVEAEDAAAVAAAVEPLHAADIADLLEQISGSQRRALLALYGEMIDGDVLSELEEGVREEVIEALPREAFAEAVRELDTDDVVDIIEDLEDAEKAYILESLEVEDRAAVESSLAWPEHSAGRLMQSETVAVPQDWTVGRAIDQMRSAEWLPDQFYHVILVDARHRPTGYATLGRVLASRRDVALADIAEDSFRSVEATQEEEEVARQFNKYHLISMPVTDEAGRLVGVITIDDAMTVLDDEHEEDMLRMAGVHEESSLSDRIWDTARGRFLWLFVNLITAIMASLVISQFEDEIKALVALAVLMPIVASMGGNAGTQSMTVAVRALATHELTGQNTRRVIWRELVVGVINGMAFGIIMAIVAGFWFGMPMLALVIAMAMLATLASAALSGIVLPVILDKLKIDPALASGPFVTTVTDVVGFFAFLGLASLMLL, encoded by the coding sequence ATGGCAGAACCGGAAAACCGCGTGTTGAACGAAGATCTGCCATCCGACTTTGAAGAGACCACGGTTGATGGTCTGGATGGCGACCGTATCGAGATCATCCTCGATGCGGTAGAGGCGGAAGACGCCGCCGCCGTCGCCGCGGCGGTCGAGCCGCTGCACGCGGCCGATATCGCCGACCTTCTGGAGCAGATCAGCGGCAGCCAGCGCCGCGCGCTGTTGGCGCTGTATGGCGAGATGATCGACGGCGACGTGCTGTCCGAGCTTGAAGAAGGCGTGCGCGAAGAGGTCATCGAGGCCCTGCCACGCGAAGCCTTCGCCGAGGCCGTGCGCGAACTTGATACCGATGATGTCGTTGACATCATTGAGGATCTTGAGGATGCGGAAAAGGCGTATATCCTTGAATCGCTGGAGGTCGAGGACCGGGCGGCGGTGGAAAGCTCGCTGGCGTGGCCGGAGCATTCTGCCGGTCGTCTGATGCAATCCGAGACGGTGGCGGTGCCGCAAGACTGGACGGTTGGTCGGGCGATTGATCAGATGCGCTCGGCGGAATGGCTGCCCGATCAGTTTTATCACGTCATCCTGGTCGATGCGCGCCACCGTCCCACGGGTTACGCGACGTTGGGCCGGGTGTTGGCCTCGCGCCGGGATGTGGCGCTTGCCGATATCGCCGAGGACAGTTTCCGCTCGGTCGAGGCGACGCAGGAAGAAGAAGAAGTCGCGCGGCAGTTCAACAAGTACCACCTGATTTCGATGCCGGTCACCGATGAGGCCGGACGTCTGGTCGGGGTCATCACGATTGATGACGCGATGACCGTGTTGGACGATGAACACGAAGAGGACATGCTGCGCATGGCCGGTGTGCACGAGGAAAGCTCGCTGTCGGACCGGATCTGGGATACGGCGCGGGGGCGGTTCCTGTGGCTGTTCGTGAACCTGATCACGGCGATCATGGCCTCGCTGGTGATTTCGCAATTCGAGGATGAAATCAAGGCGTTGGTCGCTTTGGCGGTGTTGATGCCGATTGTCGCCTCGATGGGGGGCAACGCGGGTACGCAGTCGATGACGGTGGCGGTGCGCGCCTTGGCGACGCATGAATTGACCGGACAGAACACCAGGCGGGTGATCTGGCGCGAGTTGGTCGTTGGGGTGATCAACGGCATGGCCTTTGGCATCATCATGGCGATCGTGGCGGGCTTCTGGTTCGGCATGCCGATGCTGGCCTTGGTCATTGCCATGGCGATGCTGGCGACGCTGGCCTCGGCGGCGCTGTCGGGGATTGTGCTGCCGGTCATCCTGGACAAGCTCAAAATTGATCCGGCCTTGGCCTCGGGGCCGTTCGTGACGACCGTGACCGATGTTGTCGGTTTCTTCGCCTTCCTTGGGTTGGCGTCGCTCATGTTGCTTTGA
- a CDS encoding LysR family transcriptional regulator, with the protein MKRNLDLAALRALAAIADFGSVTRAAHVLNLTQSAVSMQIKRLEDGLDLVLLDRSGRGVALAASGEQLLAYARRILALNDEAVARLTDSTYEGEIVIIVPHDIVYPHIPQVLRHFNAAYPRMRVKLQALHTKIAKTRLREGECDLILTTESHCEPDGETLTRLPLVWIGAPGGVAWRQRPLQLALGRYCAFRPGIVAALDRENIPWEAAVESESDRTLEATVSCDLAVHALLAGTEPPFAERINHGGTLPELTSHLVNLYINRSSSKPGVLALADLLRRAWDGREPDARPNVAAE; encoded by the coding sequence GTGAAGCGCAATCTGGATTTGGCCGCGCTGCGGGCCTTGGCGGCGATCGCGGATTTCGGCAGTGTGACGCGGGCGGCGCATGTGCTCAATCTGACGCAATCCGCCGTGTCGATGCAGATCAAGCGGCTGGAGGACGGATTGGACCTTGTGCTGCTGGATCGCTCGGGGCGCGGCGTTGCGCTGGCCGCGTCAGGCGAGCAATTGCTGGCCTATGCGCGCCGGATTCTTGCGCTCAACGATGAAGCGGTCGCGCGTCTGACCGACAGCACCTATGAAGGCGAGATCGTCATCATCGTTCCCCATGACATCGTCTATCCGCATATTCCGCAAGTGCTGCGGCATTTCAATGCGGCGTATCCTCGGATGCGGGTCAAGCTGCAGGCGCTTCATACCAAGATCGCCAAAACCCGGCTGCGCGAAGGCGAATGCGATCTGATCCTGACCACCGAAAGCCATTGCGAACCCGATGGTGAAACCCTGACCCGGTTGCCTCTGGTCTGGATCGGTGCGCCGGGCGGAGTGGCGTGGCGGCAGCGACCGCTGCAACTGGCGCTGGGTCGATATTGCGCGTTCAGGCCGGGGATCGTGGCGGCCCTGGATCGCGAGAATATCCCGTGGGAAGCAGCGGTCGAATCCGAATCCGACCGCACATTGGAGGCGACGGTCAGTTGCGATCTGGCGGTTCATGCCCTGCTGGCGGGCACCGAGCCCCCCTTTGCCGAGCGGATCAACCACGGCGGCACGCTGCCCGAGCTCACCAGCCATCTGGTGAACCTCTATATCAACCGGTCGAGCAGCAAGCCCGGCGTGCTGGCACTGGCGGATTTGTTGCGCCGGGCCTGGGACGGACGCGAGCCAGACGCCCGCCCCAACGTGGCCGCAGAATAG
- the hisN gene encoding histidinol-phosphatase yields MVRAPISPATAADLWRTAHALADVARPVTLASFRQPDLQADNKDANGFDPVTVADRAAEAAMRDTLARLRPQDAVLGEEAGATPGTSGLTWVLDPIDGTRAYLSGTPTWGVLIGLADAQGPILGIVDQPFIGERFCGGLGTAHVTGPQGKQRLATRPARALSQSVVFTTFPEIGTHAERQAFERVSAQARLTRYGMDCYAYALLASGQIDLVIEAGLHSYDVMAPIAVIEAAGGIVTNWQGGPAHHGGQVIAAANASVHAEALAFLAR; encoded by the coding sequence ATGGTGCGCGCGCCCATATCCCCTGCAACCGCCGCCGACCTGTGGCGCACGGCCCATGCTTTGGCGGATGTCGCGCGCCCGGTCACGCTGGCATCCTTTCGCCAGCCGGATTTGCAAGCCGACAACAAGGATGCCAACGGGTTTGACCCGGTCACCGTGGCGGATCGCGCGGCCGAGGCGGCAATGCGCGACACCCTGGCGCGGCTGCGCCCGCAAGACGCGGTGCTGGGCGAAGAAGCGGGTGCCACACCCGGAACCAGCGGGCTGACCTGGGTGCTTGACCCGATTGACGGAACCCGCGCCTATCTGTCAGGGACGCCGACCTGGGGCGTCCTGATCGGGTTGGCGGATGCGCAGGGGCCGATCCTGGGGATCGTGGATCAACCCTTTATCGGCGAGCGATTTTGCGGTGGCCTTGGAACCGCGCATGTCACCGGTCCGCAGGGCAAACAGAGGCTGGCGACCCGGCCCGCCCGCGCCCTGTCGCAATCTGTGGTTTTCACAACCTTTCCCGAGATTGGCACCCACGCCGAGCGGCAGGCTTTCGAGCGCGTTTCCGCACAGGCGCGGCTGACGCGGTATGGTATGGATTGTTATGCCTACGCGCTTTTGGCGTCAGGGCAAATTGATCTGGTGATCGAGGCCGGGTTGCACAGTTACGATGTCATGGCGCCGATTGCGGTCATCGAGGCGGCGGGGGGGATTGTGACCAACTGGCAGGGCGGCCCGGCGCATCATGGCGGTCAAGTGATCGCGGCGGCAAACGCCTCGGTTCACGCCGAAGCGCTGGCGTTTTTGGCGCGGTGA
- the guaD gene encoding guanine deaminase has translation MTALLLGQTLTFSDDPFTHGPDCAHHERRGAVLIDQGKIAAVGTAEALRAAHPQATIHDYGEALISPGFVDAHAHYPQTAIIASWGKRLIDWLNTYTFPEETRFGDPAFAQHTAGTCLDLMLSHGTTTVCSYATIHPESVDAFFTAAQSRGMRALAGKTCMDRNAPDGLRDTAQSAYDDSKTLLNRWHGVDRLTYAITPRFAPTSTPDQLAALGALWAEHPDCPMQTHLSEQREEIAWVADLFPKARDYLDVYEQFGLLGEKGLYGHAIHLTDRERARLREVNAALIHCPTSNSFIGSGLFDTGGLKAQGIRVGLATDIGGGSSFSMLRTMAAAYEIGQLRGNPLHATQLWWLATTGSAQALGLQTRIGALTPGHEADVIIVDLASTPAIAQRAARATDFWEALFPTIMMGDDRAIRTTWVNGTPINHA, from the coding sequence ATGACAGCCTTGCTGCTGGGACAGACACTGACCTTTTCTGACGATCCGTTTACCCACGGCCCGGACTGCGCCCACCATGAACGGCGCGGTGCCGTGTTGATCGACCAAGGCAAAATCGCCGCCGTCGGCACCGCCGAGGCCCTGCGCGCCGCGCACCCTCAGGCGACAATCCACGACTATGGCGAGGCGCTGATCTCGCCGGGTTTTGTCGATGCGCACGCCCATTATCCGCAGACCGCCATCATCGCCAGCTGGGGCAAACGGCTGATCGACTGGCTCAACACCTATACGTTCCCCGAGGAAACCCGCTTTGGCGACCCCGCCTTTGCCCAACACACCGCCGGGACCTGCCTGGATCTGATGCTGTCACACGGCACGACGACCGTGTGCAGCTATGCCACAATCCACCCCGAAAGCGTTGACGCTTTCTTCACCGCCGCGCAATCGCGCGGGATGCGCGCCCTCGCCGGCAAGACCTGCATGGACCGCAACGCCCCCGATGGATTGCGCGACACGGCGCAATCGGCCTATGACGACTCCAAGACGCTGCTCAACCGCTGGCACGGCGTCGACCGGCTGACCTACGCCATCACACCGCGCTTTGCCCCCACCTCGACCCCGGATCAACTGGCCGCCCTGGGCGCACTCTGGGCCGAACACCCCGATTGCCCGATGCAGACCCACCTGAGCGAACAGCGCGAAGAAATCGCCTGGGTCGCTGACCTGTTCCCCAAGGCGCGCGACTATCTCGATGTCTACGAACAGTTCGGCTTGTTGGGCGAAAAGGGCCTCTATGGCCACGCCATCCACCTGACCGACCGCGAACGCGCGCGGCTGCGCGAGGTGAACGCCGCCCTGATCCACTGCCCGACCTCCAACAGCTTCATCGGCTCGGGGCTCTTTGATACCGGCGGCCTCAAGGCGCAGGGTATCCGCGTGGGCCTGGCCACGGATATCGGCGGCGGATCCTCCTTTTCAATGCTGCGCACGATGGCGGCAGCCTATGAGATCGGTCAGTTGCGCGGCAATCCCCTGCATGCCACCCAGCTATGGTGGCTGGCCACCACCGGATCGGCGCAAGCCCTCGGCCTCCAGACCAGGATCGGCGCCCTGACCCCCGGCCATGAGGCCGATGTGATCATCGTGGACCTCGCCTCAACCCCGGCGATTGCCCAGCGCGCCGCCCGCGCCACCGACTTTTGGGAGGCGCTGTTTCCCACCATCATGATGGGCGACGACCGCGCAATCCGCACCACATGGGTCAACGGCACCCCGATCAACCACGCCTGA
- a CDS encoding DUF1127 domain-containing protein — protein sequence MSQSNPTITTPLGLSVFGARAFKITSWLGLARLANQRNRLAQLDATRLADLGISPEQARIEANRPFWDAPQTWRA from the coding sequence ATGTCGCAGAGCAATCCCACCATCACCACCCCGCTGGGGCTTTCTGTTTTTGGCGCCCGCGCGTTCAAGATCACGTCATGGCTCGGACTGGCCCGGCTGGCCAATCAGCGCAATCGGTTGGCACAGCTCGACGCCACGCGCCTTGCGGATCTCGGGATCAGCCCGGAACAGGCCCGGATCGAGGCAAATCGCCCGTTTTGGGATGCACCGCAAACGTGGCGCGCCTAG
- a CDS encoding capsule biosynthesis protein CapA gives MLRRAGAQVWRVGFNRGDQAYWRAQGYIPFQGTQADWPQEINRLFERLEITDLVLYGDTRFIHSEATKHARARGITVHVFEEGYLRPWWVTYERGGANGHSRLMGLSIAEMQKALEHSEIDLVDAPAHWGDMRQHVFYGFAYHARIMLANGAYRGFRPHRALDVRAEAGLYLKRLLSMPFVAIERRIATWRVRTGGFPYHLALLQLEHDSSFQMHSPFTTMTEFLDCAIKGFAKGAPRHHHLVFKAHPLEDGRTTLKADIRRLARQYGVLERVHFIRGGKLAGLLNDARSAVTVNSTAAQQVLWRGMPLRVFGAAVYDKPEFVSTQPLPEFFAAPSRPDLRAYRDYRRFLLETSQIPGGFYSSAGRRQLLRQVVDLLLAPDDPYSALIAGRSAPRQHLRVVR, from the coding sequence ATGCTGCGCCGCGCGGGCGCGCAGGTCTGGCGGGTCGGTTTCAATCGGGGCGATCAGGCCTATTGGCGCGCGCAAGGCTATATCCCGTTCCAGGGCACACAGGCCGACTGGCCACAGGAAATCAACCGCCTGTTTGAGCGCCTCGAAATCACCGATCTGGTGCTTTATGGCGATACGCGATTCATCCACAGTGAGGCGACCAAACACGCCCGGGCCCGCGGTATCACCGTGCATGTCTTCGAAGAAGGGTATTTGCGCCCCTGGTGGGTCACCTATGAGCGGGGCGGGGCCAATGGCCACTCGCGGCTGATGGGCCTCAGCATTGCCGAGATGCAAAAGGCGCTGGAGCATTCCGAGATTGATCTGGTCGATGCGCCCGCACATTGGGGCGACATGCGCCAGCATGTGTTCTACGGTTTCGCCTATCACGCGCGGATCATGCTGGCGAACGGGGCCTATCGCGGGTTTCGCCCGCATCGTGCGCTCGATGTCCGCGCCGAGGCCGGGCTGTATCTCAAGCGCCTCTTGTCCATGCCCTTCGTGGCCATAGAACGGCGCATCGCGACCTGGCGGGTGCGGACCGGCGGGTTTCCGTATCATCTGGCGCTGCTGCAACTGGAGCATGACAGCAGCTTTCAGATGCACAGCCCGTTCACCACGATGACCGAATTTCTCGACTGCGCGATCAAGGGGTTTGCCAAGGGGGCGCCCCGTCACCACCACCTCGTGTTCAAGGCCCATCCGTTGGAAGACGGGCGCACCACGCTCAAGGCGGATATTCGACGGCTGGCGCGCCAATACGGTGTGCTGGAACGGGTGCATTTCATCCGCGGCGGAAAATTGGCCGGGTTGCTGAATGACGCGCGCTCGGCGGTGACCGTCAACTCGACCGCCGCGCAGCAGGTCTTGTGGCGCGGGATGCCCCTGCGGGTGTTTGGCGCGGCAGTCTATGACAAGCCCGAGTTTGTCTCGACCCAACCCCTGCCCGAGTTTTTCGCCGCCCCCAGCCGCCCTGATCTGCGCGCCTACCGCGATTATCGGCGGTTCCTGCTCGAAACCTCCCAGATCCCCGGTGGCTTTTATTCCTCCGCCGGACGGCGGCAATTGCTGCGCCAGGTTGTGGATCTGCTGCTCGCGCCAGATGACCCCTACAGCGCCCTGATCGCCGGCCGATCGGCACCACGGCAACACCTGCGCGTTGTTCGTTGA
- a CDS encoding helix-turn-helix transcriptional regulator — protein sequence MKHPVDVHVGKRIRHRRWMVGMTQQQLADSVGIKFQQIQKYETGMNRVSASRLWDIARTLGVSIGFFFEGLSGESSDIAVEADILANKEAMDLVRAYYAIPEAQRRRLFDLARVLSEAA from the coding sequence GTGAAACACCCGGTAGATGTTCATGTCGGCAAACGTATTCGCCATCGTCGTTGGATGGTCGGAATGACCCAGCAGCAATTGGCTGATTCGGTGGGGATCAAATTCCAGCAGATCCAGAAATACGAGACAGGCATGAACCGGGTCAGTGCGTCGCGGCTTTGGGATATCGCGCGCACCCTGGGTGTGTCGATCGGGTTCTTCTTTGAGGGGCTGAGTGGTGAAAGCTCTGACATCGCCGTTGAGGCCGATATCCTGGCCAACAAGGAAGCAATGGACCTGGTGCGCGCCTATTACGCCATCCCCGAGGCGCAGCGTCGGCGCCTGTTTGATCTGGCCCGCGTGTTGTCCGAGGCCGCGTGA
- the rpmG gene encoding 50S ribosomal protein L33 produces the protein MAKPTTIKIRLNSTAGTGHFYVTKKNARTMTEKMVIRKFDPVVRQHVEYKEGKIK, from the coding sequence ATGGCGAAACCGACGACGATCAAGATCCGTCTGAACTCGACGGCGGGCACCGGCCACTTCTACGTGACCAAGAAAAACGCTCGCACAATGACTGAAAAGATGGTGATCCGGAAGTTCGATCCGGTTGTCCGTCAGCACGTTGAATACAAAGAAGGCAAGATCAAGTAA
- a CDS encoding undecaprenyl-phosphate glucose phosphotransferase, producing the protein MNDISIRKRLFGETHRRRPHTGAPRPRLLGGQALAQAQRLSEPSLRPTVFSLSLFMLDVLIVAVAGQVSFAYGPAQPLTLIQASGVVWLGALILAVTVRLIGGYRFRAMRQLPRSIALGVVAMAIGALVLHGFLMVSGLDAGPVDGWLGGWALAAAVPLLAVRVGLWLRIRGLMRIGRLEHRIVLVGGGASLAPMIMEIDKERGKGRRLCGFFDERHDLRSPSVIEGYHKMGDVDDLVEFARLAKIDTVIVAIPHASQQRVQDLLARLFVLPVDIRVLEGAEVPEYSRKRRSRIGPFTLIEIYKRPVDGKRAVQKRIFDVVFATVALVLLLPLMAIIALLIRLESPGPVLFRQRRHGFNNKPIQVLKFRSMYIDQCDPTAVKAVRRVDTRVTKIGRFIRRASIDELPQFFNVLRGELSLVGPRPHAMAARTGDIIYDQVTEAYSARHKVKPGVTGWAQINGWRGEMNSSEKIRARVEHDLYYIENWSLWLDFKIMVMTPWSLVTTKNAY; encoded by the coding sequence ATGAACGATATTTCAATACGCAAGCGTTTGTTCGGCGAGACCCACCGGCGACGCCCGCATACCGGGGCCCCGCGCCCACGGTTGCTGGGGGGGCAGGCCTTGGCGCAGGCGCAGCGCCTGAGCGAGCCAAGCCTGCGGCCGACCGTGTTTTCCCTGTCGCTGTTCATGCTGGATGTGTTGATCGTTGCGGTGGCCGGGCAGGTGTCATTCGCCTATGGACCGGCGCAACCCTTGACCCTGATTCAGGCCAGCGGGGTGGTCTGGCTGGGGGCGCTGATCCTTGCGGTCACGGTGCGCCTGATCGGGGGGTATCGTTTCCGCGCCATGCGTCAATTGCCACGGAGCATTGCCCTGGGGGTCGTGGCGATGGCGATTGGCGCTCTGGTGTTGCATGGGTTTCTGATGGTCTCGGGGTTGGATGCGGGGCCGGTGGATGGCTGGCTGGGGGGTTGGGCGCTGGCCGCTGCGGTGCCGTTGCTGGCGGTGCGGGTGGGGTTGTGGCTGCGGATTCGCGGGTTGATGCGGATCGGGCGGTTGGAGCACCGGATCGTTCTGGTTGGCGGTGGCGCGTCCTTGGCGCCGATGATCATGGAAATCGACAAGGAGCGCGGCAAGGGGCGGCGCTTGTGTGGGTTTTTCGACGAGCGTCATGACCTGCGCTCGCCCTCGGTGATCGAGGGGTATCACAAGATGGGCGATGTCGATGATCTGGTCGAATTTGCCCGGCTGGCCAAGATCGACACAGTGATCGTGGCAATCCCGCACGCGTCGCAACAACGTGTTCAGGATCTGTTGGCGCGTCTGTTTGTCTTGCCCGTCGATATCCGGGTGCTCGAGGGTGCCGAGGTGCCGGAGTACTCGCGCAAGCGGCGGTCCAGGATTGGGCCCTTCACGCTGATCGAGATCTACAAGCGGCCCGTGGACGGGAAACGCGCGGTGCAAAAGCGCATTTTCGACGTGGTTTTTGCAACCGTGGCGTTGGTCTTGTTGTTGCCGCTCATGGCGATCATCGCGCTGTTGATTCGGCTGGAGTCGCCGGGGCCGGTGTTGTTCCGCCAGCGGCGTCACGGGTTCAACAACAAGCCGATTCAGGTGTTGAAGTTCCGCTCGATGTATATCGACCAATGCGATCCGACGGCGGTGAAGGCGGTGCGCCGGGTTGATACGCGGGTGACAAAAATCGGGCGGTTCATCCGTCGCGCCTCGATTGATGAGCTGCCGCAGTTTTTCAACGTGCTGCGCGGTGAGTTGTCACTGGTCGGGCCGCGCCCCCATGCGATGGCGGCGCGCACCGGGGATATCATCTATGATCAGGTGACCGAGGCCTATTCGGCACGCCACAAGGTCAAGCCGGGGGTTACCGGTTGGGCGCAGATCAACGGGTGGCGCGGCGAGATGAACTCGTCCGAGAAAATCAGGGCGCGTGTCGAGCATGACCTCTATTACATCGAGAATTGGTCGCTTTGGCTGGACTTCAAGATCATGGTCATGACCCCTTGGAGCCTGGTGACGACGAAAAACGCATACTAG
- a CDS encoding 5-formyltetrahydrofolate cyclo-ligase — MGGIDERKAAARKQAFAGRKSAFGTGLDAVAQGHLRAALAGYDARPVAGYLPIRTEINPVPAMATHPGPVGVPVIRAAGQPLEFHLWTPETTLVEGPFGAKIPAHGQAITPRVVIVPLVGFDARGYRLGYGGGFYDRTLAGLRAAGPVLALGYAYDAQELPEVPIDAYDQRLDGIVTQAGLRWFA; from the coding sequence ATGGGTGGGATCGACGAGCGAAAAGCTGCCGCGCGCAAACAGGCGTTTGCGGGTCGCAAGTCGGCGTTCGGGACCGGACTGGATGCGGTGGCGCAGGGCCATTTGCGCGCGGCGCTCGCCGGGTATGATGCGCGTCCCGTGGCGGGGTATCTGCCAATCCGAACCGAAATAAACCCGGTGCCGGCGATGGCCACGCATCCCGGCCCGGTCGGGGTGCCGGTGATCCGGGCGGCGGGTCAGCCGCTGGAGTTCCACCTCTGGACCCCGGAAACCACGCTGGTCGAGGGGCCGTTTGGCGCGAAAATCCCCGCCCATGGTCAGGCGATCACGCCGCGTGTGGTGATTGTGCCCTTGGTCGGTTTTGATGCCCGCGGCTATCGGCTGGGGTATGGCGGCGGCTTCTATGATCGCACATTGGCCGGTTTGCGCGCCGCCGGGCCGGTGCTGGCGCTGGGCTATGCCTATGATGCACAGGAATTGCCCGAGGTGCCAATCGACGCCTATGATCAGCGTCTTGACGGCATCGTCACGCAGGCCGGCTTGCGGTGGTTTGCCTGA
- a CDS encoding riboflavin synthase, whose protein sequence is MFTGIITDIGRILALEDRGDLRARIGTAYDVDGIDIGASIACDGVCLTVVALGKSPSNWFDVDISAETVSKTAIGRSGWQVGKRLNLERALKVGDELGGHIVSGHVDGVAEVIAMAKEGDSTRVTFRVPEELARFIAPKGSVALNGTSLTVNEVEGRAFGINLIPHTQMVTTWGDVAVGDAVNLEIDTLARYVARMRDWDARAE, encoded by the coding sequence ATGTTTACCGGCATTATCACCGACATTGGACGCATCCTTGCGTTGGAAGACCGTGGCGATCTGCGGGCGCGCATTGGCACGGCCTATGACGTTGACGGCATCGACATCGGCGCCTCGATCGCCTGCGATGGGGTCTGCCTGACGGTTGTGGCCCTGGGGAAATCGCCGTCGAATTGGTTCGACGTGGATATTTCGGCCGAGACCGTGTCGAAAACCGCGATCGGCCGCAGTGGCTGGCAGGTCGGCAAACGGCTGAATCTGGAGCGCGCGCTGAAGGTTGGCGACGAGTTGGGAGGGCATATCGTGTCGGGCCATGTGGATGGCGTGGCCGAAGTGATCGCGATGGCCAAGGAGGGCGACAGCACGCGGGTGACGTTTCGGGTGCCCGAGGAATTGGCGCGGTTCATTGCCCCCAAGGGCTCGGTGGCGCTGAACGGGACGTCTTTGACGGTCAATGAGGTTGAAGGCCGCGCGTTTGGCATCAACCTGATCCCGCACACGCAAATGGTGACGACCTGGGGCGATGTGGCGGTGGGCGACGCGGTGAATCTGGAGATCGACACCCTGGCGCGCTATGTGGCGCGGATGCGCGACTGGGATGCGCGCGCCGAGTGA